CTTGCTGCCGCATCCCGATTTCCATGACGGCAAATTGGCTCTCGGGTGAAAACGGGGCATTTGATTTTGGCGAATGAGCAATTTTAtacgaatatataaccctgaactttgcctgcattctgtaagttagcgcattttaagtcgatttagcTAAAAGTAGTGCCACTGTAATGCACCgtttgcgctaattggaggtcacaaacagacagagcatgagagttttagtagtatacTAGACAACGGGGTGACCTGTTGGGGAAATCCTTTGAGAGAatcgaaatagagctgccctgcccttttgctccgcTTAGtgtcgctgctgaggctggccgtgcgcATGCGTCTTGCTGCCGCGTCCCATTTCCACAATAGCATATCGGCTCTCGGGTGAAAACGGGGCATTTGATTTTGGCGAATGAGCAATTTTAtacgaatatataaccctgaactttgcctgcattctgtaagttagcgcattttaagtcgatttagcTAAAAGTAGTGCCACTGTAATGCACCgtttgcgctaattggaggtcacaaacagacagagcatgagagttttagtagtatacTAGACAACGGGGTGACCTGTTGGGGAAATCCTTTGAGAGAatcgaaatagagctgccctgcccttttgctccgcTTAGtgtcgctgctgaggctggccgtgcgcATGCGTCTTGCTGCCGCGTCCCGATTTCCACAATAGCGTATCGGCTCTCGGGTGAAAACGGGGCATTTGATTTTGGCGAATGAACAATTTTAtacgaatatataaccctgaactttgcctgcattctgtaagttagcgcattttaagtcgatttagccaaaaatagtgccgctgtaatgcacggtttgcgctaattggaggtcacaaacagagaGAGCATGAGTTTTAGTAGCATACTAGACAACGGGGTGAcccgttggggcaccctttgagagaatcgaaatagagctgccctgcccttttgctccgcTTAGtgtcgctgctgaggctggccgtgcgcATGCGTCTTGCTGCCGCGTCCCATTTCCATGTCGGCAGATCAGCTCTTGGCTGTAAACGGGGCAGCTGATTTTGGCAAGTAAACAATTTTATacaaatatataaccctgaactttgcctgcattctgtaagttagcacaTTTTAAGTTGATTTAACCAAAAGTAGTGCAACTGTAATGCACCgtttgcgctaattggaggtcacaaacagacagacagagcatAAGacttttagtagtatatagataaATCAGATAGTATATAGGTAAACCAGAATTGCTtccccgggtctctgagtgtttataggagttgtgcagggcaagttttgttttgcttttcacAGCATGGTAGGTGCCTGAACTgtgctgccaggagtggtggtggaaATTATGCTGGTGTTTAAAAGGCTGTTAGACAAGACACATGAATATGTAGGAatggagtttctttagccagagggtggtgaatctgtggaattcattgccacagctggctgtggaggccaaatcattgggtgtattaatgcagaggctgatggattcttggttagtcagagcgtcaaaggttactgggagaaggcaggagaatggggttgacaggataataaatcagccatggtggaatggtggagtagaatcgatgggctgagtggcctaattctgctcctgtatcttgcaGTCTTTTGTAAATGATAAGAGCCATTAATAGGGGAAAATGCTGTCTTTTTTGGGATGAAATGTCAAAAGATCATTATACAAAGGGGCTGAAACAGTGATATTCAGGGTTTCTCCTTATTCACCGAATAACCAATATTCCTTCTGATGTGTCCCTTAACTCATTTCCTTTTAAATTGTGCTTTAAAGATTCCATGAGGGCACAACTTTTAAGGTGATGGGGCAAAGATTAAAGATTTACACTACAGGCGCAGGGCTACGAGCTACAGGGGgaagtgcaaaagcagatatgaaGTTCAAAGAtccaagtaaatatattatcaaggtacatatatgtcaccatattctactgattcattttcatgcagcagttacagtaaatacaagaaacacaatagaaccaatgaaaattTACACACAAAGATAAACAACCtaagtgcaaaagataacaaactgtggaaatacaataacaataaataagcaagtaataaataaataaataaatattgagaatatgagttgtagagtccttgaaagtgagttcctaggttgaggaatcagttcaACATTGagctaagtgaagttatccacagtggttcaggagcctgatggttgaagggcaataactgttccaaaacctggtgatgtgggacccaaggctcctctacctcctgcccaatgactgcagtgagaagagaagtGAGATAGTATTATTGGTTttcttttttgtacttgcacagtttgtcgtcttttgcacattggtcgtatgtctatctttgtgtgtagtttttcactgattctattgcgtttcttgtACTTGCTGTGATTGCCCGCACCAAAATGAACCTTGGTAGAATATGGTGGCATATTGTTTAAGAagcacttacacagacacacgaATAGTCAGAGAATAGAAGGATAAAGGCCTTGTGCCAGGAAATGGGCTAAATTTGGATTAGCATCATGGTTGGTGTAGACATTGTAGACTAAAAGATATAATCCCGTGCTTGATTGTTCTGTGTTTAGTGAGTCACACCAGGGAGTCTGTGAAAATTCACCCTCAGTCAGGGGCTGTCTACTGACTGGTAACATTGATGGTATGTGGACAGCTAGTAACTATTATCATTATCATGGAAACAAGTTGGATACATCATTGCTAAAGCTGAACTGACAAGAATCATATCCCAGCCTTGAACAGAATAAGAATGTCAATGCAGTTCTCAAAGCTCAGCAAATTTCTGAATTACTACTTAAAAGAGACACACTTCAAAAGGGATATTGATTACAAAATGAATGAGGGAAAACTTGAATATTACTGAACTTTTGCCCCCTCACGTTGGTGAGAAACATCTTACAAACTAACACAAGAGTAACCTGACATTCAGTGGGATGTATCTATGGAATAATCAGCCAGGTGAGGAAGTCTGGTGTTTACACTCTGCTTAATGGGAAAATGGAGTTGtaaaataatatttttatttccTGACAACATGAAGAGCACAGTTTCAGCTGCATTAGGGAGGAGCACCGACGGAAGAAGCACTCATTTGAGCTGGATACCTGCATCACTCAGCCATTTTTCCAGCAGCGGCTTGAGTTTGCACATGTTCTTGAAGCTCAGGTTCAAAGCCTCAAATCGGGAGATTGTAGTTTGACTAAAATCATTTCCATACAGTTTTCCCATCGCTAATCCAACATCTCCCTGCAAAGAAAGAAGAATTTAGGGATGTGAAAACTTGCCATCTACTTTCAACTGGGCCAGAGTTTAAGAATCACTTTGGAGAATCAAGCATAAATGTCTCAGCTAACAGTCTTCTGAAGAATGATAGTTCAACCATCCAAGGTGCTTTCTTTTGGATGAAACCAAGACCAGACGTGTACTCCCAGAATGATGAGAAAGATCCCCAGGacctaattaaaaataaaatgtgtTTTTCCTTGTCTTGGCCAATGTACATTTTTTCCACCCAAATTTACTGAAACAGATTATTTGCTCATTGTCTGTGCACAACCTGtccctgcacttcctctgtaattcATCATCATATGTGCCACGTCgtgtgatgtgggcgatcatggtctgaccatgattgttcttgccaaatgtttctacagaagtggtttgccatttctccttctggtcagtgtcttcacaagatggttgaccccagccattataaaTACTCTGAgatggcgtcagtggtcgcataaacaggacttgtgatatgcaccagctgctcatatgaccagtATAGttagagagagaaacaccaagagTTCCTTTGCCACATAGAATCCCCAACAATTGCTGCATCCTGTTGTCTTACCTGAGTGAAACCCAGCTTAATTCGCCTTTGCTTAAATGTTTTTGCAAACTGTTCCAGTTCCTCCAAGTCATTTGGCTCATCTGACTGCACAGGAGGGATGTGCTTTGGAGCAATGTGCTTTGGGACCTGGTGAGGAGGAAGAGCTTCCAAATGTGACTCCAGGGTTGAGCCCATGAGACCTGATCGAATTACTGCCTGTTGAGTTATTAAAATAAATCCAGTTAATGGGCTTGAGCACAAAATTCAGGAGAACGAAATTGTCCAGAAAAACCTTTCAATTAAAGTCTTACCATAAGTCAGAGGAACAGACCACTTATCCCTGTAATCCTCTTCAGTAAGATCACAACTGCAATACTATCAACAGCACTCTCCCATCTGCTtcatttatcagatcattcccaAAAAGCTGGTGAGTCAGACCTAAACAAATTAGCAACTGTGTTTCCACAGTCCACAGGAAATGCAGACTTCCAAAGTTTCAGAAGTCTTGACCGAAGAAGTTTATTCTCTGCTCTGGGCCAACAGCCAAACTCTTTGCCTAATACCACAAGCCCTAGATACGGTATTTTTTCATTCATCAGAAAAGGCAAACACATTTAACAATAAATTTCCATTTGCAGCAATCTCAATCCCACAATCCTAATTCCACACAAATGTAACGATGCCTAACTAGACTACAGTCTGTGACACTCCTGTGATAACCTTCCACCCTGGTACAATTTTGGCCATGTAGTTACAGATCAGCAAAGGAGTCTTTGCTCACTCTGGAAGTAAATAGTGGAAGAGCTCTGAGAGAAGTTGCTTAGTGTTTAAATGAAACCCTTTAGATGATGCACTAACCTGTGAAGTGAGCCCAACGCCAGTCTGAGGAGAACAGAGGGAACTCTGTGATTGCTGAGACAACGGAAGCAAGTTGGGAGACTGAAGTGAACCTGAAAATATTTGAACAAATTATGCAATGACTATATCACAAAATTACTACAAACCTCCTCCAAACAGTATATTGTAGTCTAAAGGTCCAAAAAGAGGGAAAAATCAACCATAATTTCAATGTCAATGCTGATTAACAATGTGAGTTTGTTTTCAGAAACAGAGATATTTACTGCTCCAAGTACCCAATCAAACCCACTTATCAGGGGTCCCTTGCCCTCAATCACACATATGCCAACTCGCTCCCTCAAACAATCCATCCAGGTGGGTCCAAGCCAGGAGTTaccaacctttttcatgccatggaccccaggtaAGGAACCCCTGCTCTGAGCCCTCTCCCCAACTTCTCAAACCCATCAATGTATTCCCTTTCCCAACTGCGAAGGGATCTTTAGCCCTCTCCTGCCGCAAAATGGACAGCAGTCCCCATCACCAACCATCCTTTACCAAGATAACCTAATTATTCCATTTCTCATCAGCCCAGTGCACCCCAAACTCTGCTGGagctcccctctctcccatcaaCACTGCAGCTCGTCATGGTGTTACTCCCTCTGAATGTAACCCGGACAGCTCGCCCCCATCTACATCCGAACAACCCAATGACCACAGGAGCTCCTGCCGCACCACATCTTCAGGCCAGGCTGGTCGGCTCTTCCCATTTTCTGCTCCTGCATCGCCCCTTAGCACCGCCACCAATGCAGATAAACATTCCTCTACTCCCTACCTCAGTTGTTCCCTCACCAGCAGTATCCATCTAACCTACAGGAAGCAAGcaccctctgctgccttgcaccCCAATCCAGATTAGCAATCCTTCACCACTGATAACAGACTGGGGTTGTCATAATTTGTGTATTCCTCAATTCCAACCTACCCAAGTACCCCATTACCTCTGGTTCCCCCAACCAGACAGGCATTCCCCTGCCCTGACAAGGCATTTCccaacctccctctctaccccaatTCAAACATATTGCTCCAACCCCATCTCTGTCAGCCTGCAGAGGTATTGGCTTGAACCCACCCAACCCAACCCTGTTCATCATCTGAACATCCAAAGTTGAAGATACTGGCAATATGAAatcaaagcagaaaatgctgggaacactcagcatgtcaggcatcaCTGGAAAGAGAAATGAGTAAATGTTTCTATTAAAAATCTTTCGACACAACAGGCCGTTTAACTTGAAACATTGATTCGGTTTCTTTCGCCACAGATGTTACTTGACCTGGTGAGTCCTctcagtattttctgtttatattcCAGCGAACTGGTGCTCTATTTCCAATAACCAACCCCAAGAATACAGCTTTTTAAGCAGCCCCTCTCACTGAGACTAGCTCTTCCCCAATCTCCACCTACCACATATTTGTCTAGTGCTACCTATCCCAATCCTGCCAAGCCTTCCTCTTTCTCCAGTCCAAGCTGTGAAAAACTTACTATAAGAAAGTCCCTGTGAGCAGAATGAGAGATCACCTTGTTGGTTCTGCTGTGTCTGAGGCAATAGGAAGGTTGCTGCCGTCTGCAGATGATGCCCAGGTACAACCACTAGCTGCTGCAAGGTGTGAAGTGGCTGCAGGTCCTAAACAAAGGGGGCATTCGTCAATCTGGGATTCACGCCTTTAACATTCTTCCACAGAAGAGCAAATTAATTCTCAAACAGATTCTTATGCAATGCCGTACTTGGAATTGAATCTAGTCACCTCacaccccccacacaaaaaacacaTCCACATTTTATTAAAACCCACACCCTATCTAATTCCTCCAGCCCACAATGTAACTCCCCCAACCCCAAGACTTCCAATCGCTACTCCCAATACAATTACAGCACTTCATGTCAAACATCATCTTTGCTCCCCACTCCCGATCCAATCACACTCGCTGTCTCAGCAGGTAATCTCCACACCAGACACATTCTCCTGCAACAGACACTTTTGTAAAATGGCTGCAAATACACAAGTTGAAATGCTATCCCTTGCAGCAACAGACGTCTCGGTGGATTGGATGGTGTGTGTAACCAGCCACTTTCGGGTGTCCAAATACACATCACAGCAATCAGTGCAATCCAGGAGGTGGTACACAGTGGATGGCAAGCAATCTCTGCAGATACCTGTGAAGGTGACTCTCTCTGGTCCTCAGTTTTGATCTGGAAAATGGAAAATAACCAGCATCAAACGTCAGGGGGAAAAAAAGAgtattgttgatgcaaacaatacCTACACCAGTCCAGATACCAGAAACTCATCAAAACTTTCTTTCTCAGCATTAGAGAGAGCCTGAGCCCATCACTCCAATATCCAGTATGCCAAAAAACTGGAACCAATCTAACAGTATGCTTAGACTAAAGAATAGCCTGAAGTCACATACTCAACATTtcaataacagcttcttcccctccaccaacagatttctgaatgcacaatgaaACCATGAATACTACCTTACCATTTTGTTCTATTTTTGGACTACTTATTTTGTTTATATATAcactcttattgtaatttatactaatttttatgtattgcattgtactactaccacaaatcaacaaatttcacaacatatgactGTGattatagatagatactttattgatcccaaagaaaattactgcgtcacagtagcattataaacctgactgagaattttaaaaaatgacaggCCCTCCTTCATGATCTGCCATGGGATAAGGAGCCCATCTTCTCCCCAACTCATTGTAAAGGAAGCTAAATGAAAGCTTCCCCATTGCAGCCTTACAGATTCTGCACACACCAGGACTAAAACCTGTTCTCTTCCCAAATCATCTGGCTCAAGACCAAAGAGTTGACACCATTAGAATTTATTTCTGACGCTGCTGCTTGAAGTAATA
The nucleotide sequence above comes from Hemitrygon akajei chromosome 26, sHemAka1.3, whole genome shotgun sequence. Encoded proteins:
- the pou2f3 gene encoding POU domain, class 2, transcription factor 3 isoform X2 produces the protein MSVGTDKSSDVRVGVSQPQEQAGVEQNGLDFTRQIKTEDQRESPSQDLQPLHTLQQLVVVPGHHLQTAATFLLPQTQQNQQGDLSFCSQGLSYSSLQSPNLLPLSQQSQSSLCSPQTGVGLTSQAVIRSGLMGSTLESHLEALPPHQVPKHIAPKHIPPVQSDEPNDLEELEQFAKTFKQRRIKLGFTQGDVGLAMGKLYGNDFSQTTISRFEALNLSFKNMCKLKPLLEKWLSDAENVPSDSTLNSLASLTPQMIGLEGLGRKRKKRTSIETNIRLTLEKRFHENSKPSSEEIVMIAEQLSMEKEVVRVWFCNRRQKEKRINCPIAPSTKTPMYSSRLVSTSGSIDPLIMTHAHNNLNMTAHDSGGIVPHFFTESSGISPSDQPLLQSSVTVMHFTGAL